The Pristiophorus japonicus isolate sPriJap1 chromosome 13, sPriJap1.hap1, whole genome shotgun sequence genome contains the following window.
cccacagtgctgttagggagggagttccaggattgtgacccagcgacgatgaaggaacggccaatatatttccaagtcgggatggtgtgtgactgggaggggaacgtggaggtggtggtgttcccatgcgcctgctgcccttgtccttctaggtggtagaggtcgtgggtttgggaggtgctgccgaggaagccttggcgagttgccgcagtgcatcttgtagatggtgcacactgcagccagggggcgccggtggtggagtgagtgagtgtttaaagtggggtactgtgtggcggggtcaggttggtacaggacctttgtcttacgggtgtttagtgtaaagcccatgctctcgtacgcctcggtgaaggtgttgacgatggtttgcagTTCGGCCACCGAGTGTACCCAGTCACAAACGTTGTCTGCgtactgcagttcgatgacagaggatgggacgaccttggatctggcctggaggcgacggaaACGCAACAATTTCTCGTTTGTTCTGCAGATTAGCTCtaccccagcggggagcttattgagggtgagatggagcattgcagcaaggaagatcgagaaatgcACTGGTGCGATGACACAGGCCAGCTTGACCCCAGTCCACACATGTATTGggtatccccagcatggaagcattggCCTCGCTCaaccagctccaatggatgggccacatcgtccgcacgcccGATACTGGACtccctgtcacaggaggggcagataactgtcccacctgtgacagggactgtggctctcgtatcggactgttcagccacctgaggactcatttttagagtggaagcaagtcttcctcgattccgagggatcgcctatgatgatgactagactcccaaagaaagcactctactcagagctccgacacggcaagtgagccccaggtgggcagaggaaatgcttcaaggacacgctcgaagcctccttgaaaaaatgcaacatccccaccagcctgggacctgggagtccctggcccgcgatcgcccaaaatggaggagaagcatctgggaaggcgccgaacacacgcaaacagcagaaggagcgcacgacccacccgtcccttcaaccaccgtctgccccacctgtgagacaccgtaattcccgcattggactcagtcacctgggaactcatttaACTGTGGAAGCAAatgatcctcgactccgaggaactgatggggtgccaatcaagcggggtaGGACGGTGtgttggggcagggggggggggaggaggggggagcgggaggggggagaggggcgggagcaggagggggaggggagcgcgggggcgggaggagagcgggagggggagcagAGGCTGGGAGCAGGGGGCAGGGACCGGGAGCGGAGAGGggccggggcaggagtggggggggcCTGGAGCGGGccaggtaggggggggggggggggtggggggtgtggtaaGGGGGGCCAGGTGCGGGAAAGGTGCCGGGGGCGGGCAGGGTCGGGTTCGTCCTTCAGGTAAGATGCGGCTCTATACTTCCAGCATTCTGGACTTTTATTTTAGAAACCAAAACAACCAGGAGTGAAGCGTTGTAAAAATCCCTTCAGACTGatagagcacaggaggaggccattggaccCATCGTActtgtgccagctctgtgaaacagcgatccaatcagtcccactcctcccgctctttccccacagccctgcacatttcccccttcaagtatttatccagttcccttttgaaagttactacggaGAGCATTCCAGATCTCAACAAGTCGCTGTGTAAAAGCATTGCCCCCCTCAGATCTCCCCGGGTGGTTTGCCCGCCCGTGGTCTGAACGGAGCAGCCGCTGTACCTGAGCCGGGTTGTAGACGGGGAAATCATCGACAGGTGGGATGAGGCCCTGGGCAATTAGCTGGCCGTAGGAGGGCGGAGCCTCACGCTGCACAAAGTCCGCCTCCAGGCGGGTCATCGGGGTGTCAAACGCTCTAAAACAAAAACACAAATTCATCTGTGAAAGTAGTTGTGTTTTAGGAATATCATTTCAAAATACATCTAACTCCAGATGTACACAATCCAAGCTGACacagagcgagcgccgcactgtcggaggggcagtactgagggagcgccgcactgtcggaggggcagtactgagggagtgctgcactgtcggaggggcagtactgagggagtgctgcactgtcggaggggcagtactgagggagcgccgcactgtcggaggggcagtactgagggagcgccgcactgtcggaggggctgtactgagggagcgccgcactgtcggaggggctgtactgagggagcgccgcactgtcggaggggcagtactgagggagcgccgcgctgtcggaggggcagtactgagggagcgccgcgctgtcggaggggcagtactgagggagcgccgcgctgttggaggggcagtactgagggagcgccgcgctgtcggaggggcagtactgagggagcgtcgcgctgtcggaggggcagtactgagggagcgccgcgctgtcggaggggcagtactgagggagcgccgcgctgtcggaggggcagtactgagggagcgtcgcactgtcggaggggcagtactgagggagcgccgcactgtcggaggggcagtactgagggagcgccgcactgtcggaggggcagtactgagggagagccgcactgtcggaggggcagtactgagggagcgccgcactgtcggaggggtagtactgagggagcgccgcactgtcggaggggcagtactgagggagcgccgcgctgtcggagcggcagtactgagggagcgccgcactgccgttggggcagtactgagggagcgccgcgctgtcggaggggccgtatttcggatgagacgctaacccGAGGCCCCCCTGTCTGCCCTCCGGTGGATGCAAAGGCTCCCATGTTCTGACCCGCCATTGAACATCTGCCACAAATGTTCTAGCTGCAAACTTCGGGCGCTTTGACTTTTTCCCGCGCGCGTGGGACTGCGACCGAGCTGCGCGGACTGCGGCTCGCTGCGGTTACCTGTACTCGCGTGTTCGGAGGGAGTAGAGTTTAAACGCACAGCCCAAGGCGATGACGAGCAGGAGCCCGCAGATCAGGCTTCCGATCAGGGCGGCCGTGATCACCTTCCGCGGCACCACCACCAGGCAGTGGTGCTCGTCGCTGCCGTCCTGGCAATCCTCCTGCCCGTCACACCGCCACTGCTCGAAGATGCAGATCTTGGTGCCGCAGTGGAAGTTGCCCGGCTGGCAGGAGAAGCAGTTCTTCTCGTCGGAGCCGTCGGGGCAGTTCTTCTGGTTGTTGCAGCGGTCGGCCGGCGGGTAGCACATGCCGCTGGTGCCCCCGCACGGGTACTCGTCCTTCTGGCAGGCCGCGCAGCTCTCCTCGTCCTTGCCGTCCGGGCACTGCCACCACCCGTCGCAGCGCTGCGCGTCGGCGAAGCAGCCCCCGTCGTTGCCGCACGGTCGCTGCCGCGGCAGGCAGTAGCCCTTCACCTGGTAGGTGGCGTTGAAGCCGTGGCCGCTGCTGCCCGGCTCGGTGCGGTAGGAGACGGCGATCTGGCCCCGGGAGGACTCGAGGGTGACGGGCCGCCGGTTGTTGCGGAAGGAGAGGGTCTGGAGCAGCCGGCCCCGTTCCGGGGCCGCCCCGTCGTACACGCGCAGCCGGTCGCTGTAGCCCAGCTGCAGGCTGAGCTGCAGCACGATGCGCCGGCTGTCCTGCGTGTCCACCACCCAGGTGCAGTCCAGCTGAGCCGCGCCGCGCGCCGGCCGGAAGTAGTCGGGCGAGGCGAAGGAGCCGTAGAAGTTGCCCAGCCTCTTGCCGCAGCTGGTGTCGGGGCAGCTCTCCTCGTCCGCGCCCTCCTCGCAGTCGGCACTGCCGTCACACCGCACCGCCAGCGGGAGGCACAGGGGGGCGCGCTCCACCAGGCAGCCGAAGGTTCCGGCCGGGCACAGGCTGGCCTGGGGCACCGTCGCCGGGGCCTGGCACTCCTGCTCGTCGGAGTTATCGCCGCATTCGTCCATCTGGTTACACCGCCAGGCGCTCAGGATGCACTTCCCGTTCCCGCACAGGAACTCGTCCGCCTTGCAGCTGCTCTGTGCCAGCTTCCCTGTGTGAACAGCGAAAGATTCACAAGCTCAGACTCCCCGGGTACATCACACCCGCagcacacactccccgggtacatcacacccacagaccgactccccgggtacatcacacccacagaccgactccccgggtacatcacacccacagaccgactccccgggtacatcacacccacagctcacactccccgggtacatcacacccacagcacacactccccgggtacatcacacccacagcacacactccccgggtacatcacacccacagaccgactccccgggtacatcacacccacagcacacactccccgggtacatcacacccacagaccgactccccgggtacatcacacccacagcacacactccccgggtacatcacacccacagaccgacTCCCCGGGTACATCACACCCACAGCACACACTCCCCAGGTACATCACACCCACagcacacactccccgggtacatcacacccacagaccgactccccgggtacatcacacccacagcacacactccccgggtacatcacacccacagaccgactccccgggtacatcacacccacagaccgactccccgggtacatcacacccacagcacacactccccgggtacatcacacccacagaccgactccccgggtacatcacacccacagcacacactccccgggtacatcACACCCACAGCACACACTCCCCGGGTAATCACACCCACAGCACACACTCCCCGGGTAATCACACCCACagcacacactccccgggtacatcacacccacagaccgactccccgggtacatcacacccacagcacacactccccgggtacatcacacccacagaccgactccccgggtacatcacacccacagcacacactccccgggtacatcACACCCACAGCACACACTCCCCGGGTAATCACACCCACAGCACACACTCCCCGGGTAATCACACCCACagcacacactccccgggtacatcacacccacagctcacactccccgggtacatcacacccacagaccgactccccgggtacatcacacccacagcacacactccccgggtacatcacacccacagcacacactccccgggtacatcacacccacagaccgactccccgggtacatcacacccacagctcacactccccgggtacatcacacccacagaccgactccccgggtacatcacacccacagcacacactccccgggtacatcACACCCACAGCACACACTCCCCGGGTAATCACACCCGCagcacacactccccgggtacatcacacccacagcacacactccccgggtacatcacatccacagaccgactccccgggtacatcacacccacagcacacactccccgggtacatcACACCCACAGCACACACTCCCCGGGTAATCACACCCGCAGCTCACACTCCCCGGgtacatcacacccacagaccgactccccgggtacatcacacccacagcacacactccccgggtacatcACACCCACAGCACACACTCCCCAGGTAATCACACCCACagcacacactccccgggtacatcacacccacagcacacactccccgggtacatcacacccacagaccgactccccgggtacatcacacccacagcacacactccccgggtacatcacatccacagcacacactccccgggtacatcacacccacagcacacactccccgggtacatcacacccacagctcacactccccgggtacatcacacccacagcacacactccccgggtacatcacacccacagcacacactccccgggtacatcacatccacagcacacactccccgggtacatcACATCCAcaacacacactccccgggtacatcacacccacagcacacactcccgggtacatcacatccacagcacacactccccgggtacatcacacccacagaccgactccccgggtacatcacacccacagaccgactccccgggtacatcacacccacagcacacactccccgggtacatcacatccacagctcagaaacaggccattgggcccaccgctccgtgccggggtttatgctccacaccagtcccctcccacccctcttcatctcaccctatcaccatatcctctattcctttctccctcatgtgtttatccagtttccccttaaatacatcgatactattcacctcaacccctccctgtggcagcgatttccacattctcacccctctctgggtaaagaagtttctcctgaattccccgttggatttattagtgacgatcttgtatttatggtccctagttttgggctCCTTCACAAGTGGAATAATTTCCTCTACatcaccctatcaaaccctttcataatcctaaagacctctatcagatcacccctcggcCTTCCTTTTTCTAGAGAACAGTGCCCCAGCCTGTCCTAATgggtgtaacctctcagttctggtatcattctaaatAAAACTTTTTTGTAATTTCTCCACCGCCTCAGTATCCTTTTTATAAACAGTTCAGAGTTTCCCCGAAGTTCCCCACTCGCTGTAATGCTGCACGCCCGGGTTACAATCCCAGCTTTGCTCCCAGGGTGCGCTGGTTAGCTGCTATCAACCAGGACAGCAGCCAGGACACTACGATCGCCCCTCAGTGTCGCTGAGATGGGGGGCGATTCCATTCCTTTGAcaaacctccccccccaccaccaccacctttgatgacaCTCTGTTGGGAAGCAGCACACGTTGACAGCACCAGACCCGAttgccaaacctttataaaacacgggttcggccccagctggagtattgtgtcccattctggacaccgcactttaggaagcatgtcaaggccttggagagggtgcggaggagatttactacaATGTTCCCAGgggtgagagacttcagttacgtggagagactagggAAGGAGTCAGCATCTGAGGAGGCGGATACAAATCCGCCCAATTCCAATAGAACAGCAAAATCAACGAGTGGCATTACAGAGCTGCAGGGAGGTGATTGGTGGGTGAGTATTAGCGTTTTATTCTCCCCAACTTAACTAGATAAACTAatcaatataactataaataatcatgtGACTAAAGATTTTAACAGAGCGAGAGAAACGGTCAGATATAAACGTAGGCCCGACTTTTAAAACTATATGTTTTAAGCTTATTTCTGTAAGTTACTTAATAGTCAAATAaagagagggatggcagggcagctgagTCCCGTGGAATACACAACCTGTGCCATGTGGGGAAATCCAGgacgcttcccgtgtcctggacaaccgcATGGGCAAGAAGTGTTGtcggctggaggagctcgagctccgggtttcggagcgtGAGCAGCGGCTGGCACCAGCGCAGTGCATTCCGTGAGGCCAAGAGCTACGTGGACAGCACTTTTCAGGAGGTGTTCACCTTGCAGCGTCAGAGTacgcagacagagagagggaatgggtgaccaccagacagacaaggaggactaggcaggtagtgcaggagtcccctgagtacaTCTTGCTCTCCAGCAGTAGTCAGTGCTGAATACTGGCGAGGGCGatcgttcctctggggagtacagccagagccgagTCCATGACACCACGGCTGGctcagggtcaaagatgtcactgaatggctgcagAACATTGacgggggggagggtgaacagccaggggTCACGGTCCATattgataccaatgacataggtagaaagagggatgacgtcctgcaggcagaatttagggagctaggcaaGAGGTTAAAAATCaggaccccccaccccccagagacACGGTCCCCGATGGCGGGCTAATTAGACGTTACCTCGGATATAAGACAATCGGAATCCACGAGAGCGGCCCGAGCTGGAGCGATGGGAATGGAAGAAGACCCAAGCGTGATCCCGGGTGGAGATGAAGGGCTGGGGGATGTAGGAGCCGCACATTCTGTACTCCTCTCGCATTGGTGCCGGGCCCACCATCAGCCAGTCCACCGTGCACTTGTGCGAATTCTCCAGCTCGAAATTCTGAAAGCTgcaaaatgagagagagaaagtcacCCTCTTATTCCGGGAAACCCCCAAGAAGGAGCAGCTACCACTCTACACcagacacctccccccccccacccccaccccagtgcGATCATTCATTCCCAGGGGTTTGGGCCTCGCTGACAAGGCAAGCCTGCTCCTGAATGACTGCTGGCCGTGTTGTGATGTTTGTGGCTCACTTCAATACAGTTGAAGACAACATtaatcatcataggcgctccctcgaaacgaggatgacttgcttccacgccaaaaaaaaaggttgagttcacaggtgtttcgaatgaacaaCCCGAACTACAGTCTGAAGGGgggaaggtgcctgtgggtggatttttttaacgtggggtgaccgttgcacaccagccaccacacgggcttgacagagctaggtcttggtccagtggcaagggttatctaagacggctggagaccagctctgctgcacgggcctagtgcgctcacatatcgcagtgtgggctgggcccgttgtacccctgggccctcgcctcccctgggccctgatcacatcccctccacagtctctcacagcattAATATGATATTGCCAATTCATTGTTACTAAATAGTTCTGGGAAGGGTCCAGATCGAAAACCCTGACCACGGGAAATGTTAACTCCAGTCCGTGACACACTTTCAGCAAACTGTTGCTGCAGATGTATAGAAGTGTGAATTGTATGCTAATGGTGGGGCATCAACGCAACGAGGTTTTAAGTGCACATCAATGAAAAATGCAGACCGTTTCCAGACACACTATAGCTGGACGGTGCCATACTCCTTTCAAGGAGCCCTTCGCAAATCATTTTCTGTTCACGGTGATTGTAGTATAACTCCAGCCTTGCATTAATTAATTCTTATTCCTGCTATTAGTCAAAACAAACACTACTGTGGCATAATTTGCTTCATTTTATATTAGCACAATGACATGATCAAATGGCAATGAATAACACATATATAATTCCATTGCTTTGATCtgagcttttttttttacattttataaaAGCAGTTATTTTCAGTCTTTTAAGGGCTGATTTTAAACCCACGCAACCAAAGGAAGATTGTTGCCGGGTCAGGCCAGTCATTACAGCACTAGAACATGGCTGCAGGGGCTCCTCATCGaatcatcttcaactgcttcatcaatggcctgtgCTCGGCCTTAAGATTAGGAatggggctgttcgctgatgactATGATGATGACCGACTGAATCCCTTCTCAGTTGGAGCAGGtgtacggtctctccccagtgtgaactcgctggtgtctcagcaggtggatgACAGagcgaatcccatcccacactcggTCATCCCAGCTGCTGAGACACGagcgagttctcaagtgactgcaaGGGTtgtattctgctgttaatcacatcctgggcTGAatcgagaacaccaccgcagggccctggaacatcgtgggcgaaggtgcggcgaatgagggtacggggcccagaagagccaagggcccaggggcagcacgggcccagcccacactgtgcagcagagcaggtctccagtcgccctggttaacccttgccactggaccaagacctcgctctgtcaagccccgtgtggtggctggtgtgcaacggtcatcccacgttaaaaaaatccatccacaggcatcttccacccctggagttcaggactggaacatcgggtccttcattgaaacatctgtgaattcatgtggaatcaagtcatcctcgttcgagggatgccTATGATAATTCCACAGtgatcagttccattcacaacttctgATAATGGGCAATGCAGCCTACAACAGGATGTGGCTAACATCCAGGCCTGGACTGACAAGTGACAGGCAACATTAATGCCACATCTGTGCCAGATAATGACCGTCTCTAACAAGAAAAGGCCCTGCGATCTTCCCTTGACCTTCAACAGCACCACCATCACCAAGCCTGTGCCATTTTAAGGAGTCACCAATGACTAGAAATGTAAACTGACTGGGAATatcagcacagcgagttcaagaacAGGGCCCTGGTGAAAACACACCTGGAGCATTGCTTTTGCTCAcctttcctaaggaaggatatacttgccttagggggagtgcaacgaaggttcaccagactgattcctgggatggggggattgtcctatgagtcgactagggctgtagtaatacctgccctcctgca
Protein-coding sequences here:
- the LOC139279020 gene encoding low-density lipoprotein receptor-related protein 3-like isoform X1, whose amino-acid sequence is MAESERRAARLLGLGLVLGGAGSFFLGGAECSGMAACHGRLEPHKEQRGVIYSPSWPTNYPPSMNCSWYIQGGYGDLITISFQNFELENSHKCTVDWLMVGPAPMREEYRMCGSYIPQPFISTRDHAWVFFHSHRSSSGRSRGFRLSYIRGKLAQSSCKADEFLCGNGKCILSAWRCNQMDECGDNSDEQECQAPATVPQASLCPAGTFGCLVERAPLCLPLAVRCDGSADCEEGADEESCPDTSCGKRLGNFYGSFASPDYFRPARGAAQLDCTWVVDTQDSRRIVLQLSLQLGYSDRLRVYDGAAPERGRLLQTLSFRNNRRPVTLESSRGQIAVSYRTEPGSSGHGFNATYQVKGYCLPRQRPCGNDGGCFADAQRCDGWWQCPDGKDEESCAACQKDEYPCGGTSGMCYPPADRCNNQKNCPDGSDEKNCFSCQPGNFHCGTKICIFEQWRCDGQEDCQDGSDEHHCLVVVPRKVITAALIGSLICGLLLVIALGCAFKLYSLRTREYRAFDTPMTRLEADFVQREAPPSYGQLIAQGLIPPVDDFPVYNPAQASVLQNIRTAMRRQIRRHSTRRMTSRGRLSRIWNRFFHRPRGWGLIPLLTPTSASSSTRLGRGETARGCPREEGGRSSAGPREEPDSDTDTETDRQVGEARGAAGDGLPTAPLENPVLKSSPSPSPAADCQTGLQTARPLCSSSSEETCSSDLDFPLEWASGEARPRDLFPRHPLSGSPERGFGSPRQRPCSRPSGSGGSRARSSGVVEVTALERGQAGCSPPDRRRDPNRQRLTSAPPARRSQCCRRPDSVTERPCSLSVPRHKHFSAETPPSDPSFPNPFRQPTHRGDDEALLDC
- the LOC139279020 gene encoding low-density lipoprotein receptor-related protein 3-like isoform X2 — protein: MAACHGRLEPHKEQRGVIYSPSWPTNYPPSMNCSWYIQGGYGDLITISFQNFELENSHKCTVDWLMVGPAPMREEYRMCGSYIPQPFISTRDHAWVFFHSHRSSSGRSRGFRLSYIRGKLAQSSCKADEFLCGNGKCILSAWRCNQMDECGDNSDEQECQAPATVPQASLCPAGTFGCLVERAPLCLPLAVRCDGSADCEEGADEESCPDTSCGKRLGNFYGSFASPDYFRPARGAAQLDCTWVVDTQDSRRIVLQLSLQLGYSDRLRVYDGAAPERGRLLQTLSFRNNRRPVTLESSRGQIAVSYRTEPGSSGHGFNATYQVKGYCLPRQRPCGNDGGCFADAQRCDGWWQCPDGKDEESCAACQKDEYPCGGTSGMCYPPADRCNNQKNCPDGSDEKNCFSCQPGNFHCGTKICIFEQWRCDGQEDCQDGSDEHHCLVVVPRKVITAALIGSLICGLLLVIALGCAFKLYSLRTREYRAFDTPMTRLEADFVQREAPPSYGQLIAQGLIPPVDDFPVYNPAQASVLQNIRTAMRRQIRRHSTRRMTSRGRLSRIWNRFFHRPRGWGLIPLLTPTSASSSTRLGRGETARGCPREEGGRSSAGPREEPDSDTDTETDRQVGEARGAAGDGLPTAPLENPVLKSSPSPSPAADCQTGLQTARPLCSSSSEETCSSDLDFPLEWASGEARPRDLFPRHPLSGSPERGFGSPRQRPCSRPSGSGGSRARSSGVVEVTALERGQAGCSPPDRRRDPNRQRLTSAPPARRSQCCRRPDSVTERPCSLSVPRHKHFSAETPPSDPSFPNPFRQPTHRGDDEALLDC
- the LOC139279020 gene encoding low-density lipoprotein receptor-related protein 3-like isoform X3, yielding MVGPAPMREEYRMCGSYIPQPFISTRDHAWVFFHSHRSSSGRSRGFRLSYIRGKLAQSSCKADEFLCGNGKCILSAWRCNQMDECGDNSDEQECQAPATVPQASLCPAGTFGCLVERAPLCLPLAVRCDGSADCEEGADEESCPDTSCGKRLGNFYGSFASPDYFRPARGAAQLDCTWVVDTQDSRRIVLQLSLQLGYSDRLRVYDGAAPERGRLLQTLSFRNNRRPVTLESSRGQIAVSYRTEPGSSGHGFNATYQVKGYCLPRQRPCGNDGGCFADAQRCDGWWQCPDGKDEESCAACQKDEYPCGGTSGMCYPPADRCNNQKNCPDGSDEKNCFSCQPGNFHCGTKICIFEQWRCDGQEDCQDGSDEHHCLVVVPRKVITAALIGSLICGLLLVIALGCAFKLYSLRTREYRAFDTPMTRLEADFVQREAPPSYGQLIAQGLIPPVDDFPVYNPAQASVLQNIRTAMRRQIRRHSTRRMTSRGRLSRIWNRFFHRPRGWGLIPLLTPTSASSSTRLGRGETARGCPREEGGRSSAGPREEPDSDTDTETDRQVGEARGAAGDGLPTAPLENPVLKSSPSPSPAADCQTGLQTARPLCSSSSEETCSSDLDFPLEWASGEARPRDLFPRHPLSGSPERGFGSPRQRPCSRPSGSGGSRARSSGVVEVTALERGQAGCSPPDRRRDPNRQRLTSAPPARRSQCCRRPDSVTERPCSLSVPRHKHFSAETPPSDPSFPNPFRQPTHRGDDEALLDC